A region of the Pricia mediterranea genome:
ACTATGCCCCCGAGCTGATGTTCGACGAGCTGATGGGCTTTGTCTCCCAAAGCAAAGAAAATCCCTTTTTTCTCTATTGGGCCACGCCCATTCCCCATAATCCCATCCAGGCGCCCCAGCGCTGGGTCGATCATTACATCGAAAAATTTGGGGACGAGGAACCCTATTTGGGCGACAACAACTATTTCCCCCACCAAAATCCGCGGGCGGGGTATGCCGCCATGATTTCCTATTTGGATGAAAACGTCGGGAAATTGGTGGAGTACTTAAAGGATGAGGCAATGTACGATAACACCTTAATTATTTTTACTTCCGATAACGGGGTGACTTTTACCGGGGGCACCCATGGGAAGTTCTTTAACAGTTCCGGACCTTTCGGCGAAGAACGCGGCGAGGCAAAAGGCTTTGTGTACGAAGGCGGCATCCGGGTGCCCATGATAGCCACTTGGCCGGGGCATATCAAAGCGGGCAGTACGTCGGACCTGGTCTCCGCACACTATGATGTGATGGCGACCTTGGGTGAACTGGTCGGATTCGATGCTCCCGAAGATACCGACGGCATCAGCTTTTTGCCGACCTTGTTGGGTAAGGAAGGGCAGGAGAGACATGACTTCCTGTATTGGGAATTTCCCGAATACGGCGGGCAGGTAGCCATCCGGATGGGCGATTGGAAGGTCGTGCGGCAAAACTTGAAGGATAATGAAAAGGAACCGACCTTGGAGCTGTACAACCTTGCGGATGACCCGGTAGAGTCGAACAATCTGGCCGGAGGGCATCCCGAGATCATCCAGCGGGCCTCGGCTATTTTTAAAAGGGAACACCAGCGTTCCGACTTGGAAAAATTTAGGATTCCACGAATCGAAAAGGGATTGTTATCCGAAAAAGAATAGTATTTTTAGGATTTGTCCATCCCATAACAAAACGAATTATAAATTATACCCAATCCAATAGATCAATCTTCCCGATATGAAAATTTATTACAAGCTCCTGTTCACCTTTGCGAGTATTTTTATCGCATCGTGCAACAGTTCCAACAAAAACAAAGACGCTGCAGCAAACGAAACCGCCGACAGCATCGCCAAACCCAACATCATTTATATTTTGGCCGATGATCTAGGGTACGGAGATCTCAGCGTTTATGGACAGGAAAAATTCGAAACACCCCATATCGACAAGCTGGCCGAGCGGGGCATGCTTTTTACACAGCACTATTCGGGCAGTACCGTCTGCGCCCCATCACGATCGGCGCTAATGACCGGAATGCATACGGGGCATACCGTGGTCCGGGGCAATAAGGAGGTCCAGCCCGAGGGACAACATCCGATTCCGGACAGCACCTATACCTTGGCCGAAGCCATGAAAAAGGCCGGGTACGTCACCGGTGCCTTTGGAAAATGGGGATTGGGCTTTCCAGGTTCGGAAGGCGATCCTACCAATCAGGGTTTTGACACTTTTTACGGATACAACTGCCAGCGATTGGGACATAATTACTATCCGGATCATCTATGGTCCAACACCGACTCCATCGTGCTTTCCGAAAATACTAACAAAAAGGATGGCGCCTATGCTCCCGAGCTCATTCATAGAGAGACCTTGAAGTTTATCGATACTCATAAGCACACTCCCTTCTTCCTATATGTCCCGACCATCATTCCGCATGCGGAGCTGGCCGCGCCAGAGGAATATATGGAAAAGCACCGCGGCAAATATCCGCCGGAAAAAGCTTACGAGGGGGTCGATGATGGCCCGAACTTTAACCAAGGACCGTATCGCTCTCAAGAGGAGACCCATGCCGCGTTCGCCGCGATGATCGACGTATTGGACGACCAGGTGGGCGATATCATGGCCAAAGTAGACGATTTGGGGCTTGCGGACAATACTATCATCATTTTCACTTC
Encoded here:
- a CDS encoding arylsulfatase; translation: MKIYYKLLFTFASIFIASCNSSNKNKDAAANETADSIAKPNIIYILADDLGYGDLSVYGQEKFETPHIDKLAERGMLFTQHYSGSTVCAPSRSALMTGMHTGHTVVRGNKEVQPEGQHPIPDSTYTLAEAMKKAGYVTGAFGKWGLGFPGSEGDPTNQGFDTFYGYNCQRLGHNYYPDHLWSNTDSIVLSENTNKKDGAYAPELIHRETLKFIDTHKHTPFFLYVPTIIPHAELAAPEEYMEKHRGKYPPEKAYEGVDDGPNFNQGPYRSQEETHAAFAAMIDVLDDQVGDIMAKVDDLGLADNTIIIFTSDNGPHEEGGADPEYFDSNGPFKGVKRDLYEGGIRVPMIASWPGRIAPGSKTDLISAFWDILPTFSDIVGISVPDDTDGISLLPTLLGNDAEQKHHDYLYWEFHERGGRQAVRKGKWKAVRYNVFKNPNGALELYDLDEDRGETNNVAEEHPDVVAEMEDIIETARTPSDIFTFGQGTYLADDD
- a CDS encoding arylsulfatase; translated protein: MRYLNYAFFLIAAVMAFSCTDSKNKKHADGTVQRTAGKNDEPNIIYILADDLGYGELGVYGQEKIETPNIDALAQEGILFTQHYTSAPVCAPARYMLMTGKHSGNAYIRGNDEWGERGDVRNYRAMIIDSTLEGQRPIPANTVLLPQKLKQKGYATGIVGKWGLGAPHTESIPTKMGFDFFYGYNCQRQAHTYYPVHLYKNENRVYLNNDTIAPHTRLAQGADPDDPENYSDFALTDYAPELMFDELMGFVSQSKENPFFLYWATPIPHNPIQAPQRWVDHYIEKFGDEEPYLGDNNYFPHQNPRAGYAAMISYLDENVGKLVEYLKDEAMYDNTLIIFTSDNGVTFTGGTHGKFFNSSGPFGEERGEAKGFVYEGGIRVPMIATWPGHIKAGSTSDLVSAHYDVMATLGELVGFDAPEDTDGISFLPTLLGKEGQERHDFLYWEFPEYGGQVAIRMGDWKVVRQNLKDNEKEPTLELYNLADDPVESNNLAGGHPEIIQRASAIFKREHQRSDLEKFRIPRIEKGLLSEKE